Proteins encoded in a region of the Corynebacterium genitalium ATCC 33030 genome:
- the groL gene encoding chaperonin GroEL (60 kDa chaperone family; promotes refolding of misfolded polypeptides especially under stressful conditions; forms two stacked rings of heptamers to form a barrel-shaped 14mer; ends can be capped by GroES; misfolded proteins enter the barrel where they are refolded when GroES binds) — MAKLIAFDQEAREGIQRGVDTLADSVRVTLGPRGRNVVLDKAFGGPVVTNDGVTIAREVDLEDPFENLGAQLVKSVAVKTNDIAGDGTTTATLLAQALVNEGLRNVAAGANPIELNKGISAATEKVVEELKARATDVSSSEEIANVATVSSRDPEVGEMVSGAMDKVGKDGVLTVEESQSIDSYVDVTEGISFEKGFLSPYFMTDPEAGQAVLENPLVLLVRNKISSLPEFLPVLEKVVATSRPLLIIAEDVEGEPLQTLVVNSIRGALKVVAVKSPYFGERRAAFMDDLAVVTEATVVDPELGINLKDIELDVLGSARRVTVDKDDTVIVDGAGSAEAVENRRGQIRREIENTDSTWDKEKAEERLAKLSGGIAVIRVGAPTETEVNERKLRVEDAINAARAAAQEGIIAGGGSALVQIANELQKYAEEFDGEQKVGVQAVARALTKPAFWIAENAGLDGSVVVSKIAELPNGEGFNAATLEYGNLIEQGIIDPVKVTHSAVVNAASVARMVLTTEASVVDKPAEEDEHAGHQH, encoded by the coding sequence ATGGCAAAACTGATTGCATTTGATCAGGAGGCCCGCGAGGGCATCCAGCGCGGCGTGGACACGCTGGCTGACTCCGTGCGCGTCACGCTCGGCCCCCGCGGCCGCAACGTCGTGCTGGACAAGGCTTTCGGCGGCCCCGTCGTGACCAATGACGGCGTGACCATCGCCCGCGAGGTCGACCTCGAGGATCCCTTCGAGAACCTCGGTGCGCAGCTGGTCAAGTCCGTCGCTGTGAAAACCAACGACATCGCCGGTGACGGCACCACTACCGCGACACTGCTCGCTCAGGCCCTGGTCAACGAAGGTCTGCGCAACGTCGCTGCTGGCGCCAACCCGATTGAGTTGAACAAGGGCATCTCCGCAGCCACTGAGAAGGTTGTCGAGGAGCTCAAGGCCCGCGCCACCGATGTCTCCTCCAGCGAGGAAATCGCGAACGTGGCCACCGTCTCCTCCCGCGACCCGGAGGTCGGCGAGATGGTCTCCGGCGCCATGGACAAGGTGGGCAAGGACGGTGTTCTCACCGTTGAGGAGTCCCAGTCCATCGACTCCTACGTGGACGTTACCGAAGGAATCTCCTTTGAGAAGGGCTTCTTGTCCCCGTACTTCATGACCGACCCGGAGGCCGGCCAGGCTGTCCTGGAGAACCCGCTGGTTCTGCTGGTGCGCAACAAGATCTCCTCCCTGCCGGAGTTCCTTCCGGTGCTGGAAAAGGTCGTGGCCACCTCCCGTCCGCTGCTCATCATTGCCGAGGACGTTGAGGGTGAGCCGCTGCAGACCCTCGTGGTCAACTCCATCCGCGGCGCCCTCAAGGTCGTTGCCGTGAAGTCCCCGTACTTCGGTGAGCGCCGCGCTGCATTCATGGACGACCTCGCTGTGGTCACCGAGGCCACCGTGGTCGATCCGGAGCTGGGCATCAACCTCAAGGACATCGAGCTCGACGTCCTGGGTAGCGCTCGCCGCGTCACCGTGGACAAGGATGACACCGTCATTGTCGACGGCGCAGGTTCCGCCGAGGCAGTGGAGAACCGCCGCGGCCAGATCCGCCGCGAGATCGAGAACACCGACTCCACCTGGGACAAGGAAAAGGCCGAGGAGCGCTTGGCCAAGCTCTCCGGCGGCATCGCCGTCATTCGCGTCGGCGCGCCGACCGAGACCGAGGTCAACGAGCGCAAGTTGCGCGTCGAGGACGCTATCAACGCTGCCCGCGCCGCCGCGCAGGAAGGCATCATCGCCGGCGGTGGTTCCGCACTGGTGCAGATCGCGAACGAGCTGCAGAAGTATGCGGAAGAGTTCGACGGCGAGCAGAAGGTCGGCGTCCAGGCTGTCGCGCGCGCACTGACCAAGCCCGCTTTCTGGATCGCCGAGAACGCCGGTCTGGACGGATCCGTGGTCGTGTCCAAGATCGCTGAGCTGCCCAACGGTGAAGGCTTCAACGCCGCCACCCTCGAGTACGGCAACCTCATCGAGCAGGGCATCATCGACCCCGTCAAGGTCACCCACTCCGCAGTGGTCAACGCTGCGTCTGTGGCACGCATGGTGCTCACGACCGAGGCATCGGTCGTGGATAAGCCTGCCGAAGAAGACGAGCACGCAGGGCACCAGCACTAG
- the groES gene encoding co-chaperone GroES codes for MANVNIKPLEDKILVQIVEAETTTASGLVIPDSAQEKPQEATVIAVGPGRWDDEGEHRIPVDVKEGDTVIFSKYGGTELKYDGEEYLLLSARDLLAVVEK; via the coding sequence GTGGCAAACGTCAACATCAAGCCCCTGGAGGACAAGATCCTCGTCCAGATCGTCGAGGCTGAGACCACCACCGCCTCCGGCCTGGTCATCCCGGACTCCGCTCAGGAGAAGCCGCAGGAAGCGACCGTCATCGCCGTCGGCCCGGGCCGCTGGGACGACGAGGGTGAGCACCGTATTCCGGTGGACGTCAAGGAAGGCGACACCGTGATCTTCTCCAAGTACGGCGGCACCGAGCTGAAGTACGACGGCGAGGAGTACCTCCTGCTGTCTGCTCGTGACCTGCTGGCCGTCGTCGAAAAGTAA
- the tsaD gene encoding tRNA (adenosine(37)-N6)-threonylcarbamoyltransferase complex transferase subunit TsaD yields the protein MIILGIESSCDETGVGIIRLSPDGSMAVLADVVASSMAEHARFGGVVPEIASRAHLEAMPPVMEEALGQAGVDKPDAVAATVGPGLAGALLVGASAAKAYAAAWGVPFYGVNHLGGHVAVANLDGAEELPHSIALLVSGGHTQILEVDAVGKPMRELGSTLDDAAGEAYDKVARLLGLGYPGGPVIDKLAAQGNPDAIRFPRGLSRAEDLRGEHRYDFSFSGLKTAVARYVEAAERDGAVISIEDVCASFQEAVVDVLTAKAMMACEDTGARTLLLGGGVAANSRLRAVAEQRCAAAGVELRVPRFKLCTDNGVMIAALAAQLIHEGAEPSPLSTATDTALEVETPLVTG from the coding sequence ATGATCATTCTCGGCATCGAGTCCTCCTGCGATGAAACAGGCGTCGGCATTATCCGTCTCTCACCGGACGGCTCGATGGCGGTGCTTGCCGACGTTGTCGCGTCGTCGATGGCCGAGCACGCTCGCTTCGGCGGTGTCGTCCCGGAGATTGCTTCGCGTGCCCACCTGGAGGCTATGCCGCCGGTGATGGAGGAGGCGCTGGGGCAAGCGGGCGTCGATAAGCCAGATGCTGTCGCCGCGACTGTCGGCCCAGGGCTCGCCGGCGCTTTGCTCGTGGGGGCCTCTGCCGCGAAGGCGTACGCCGCAGCGTGGGGTGTGCCGTTCTACGGGGTCAACCACCTCGGCGGGCACGTCGCGGTGGCCAACTTGGATGGGGCTGAGGAATTGCCGCACTCCATCGCGCTGCTTGTCTCCGGCGGGCACACGCAGATTCTTGAGGTGGATGCCGTGGGCAAGCCGATGCGCGAATTGGGCAGCACGCTTGACGACGCTGCTGGCGAGGCCTACGACAAAGTCGCCCGGCTTTTGGGACTCGGGTATCCGGGCGGGCCGGTGATCGACAAGCTGGCGGCGCAGGGAAATCCGGACGCGATCCGGTTCCCGCGCGGGCTGTCGCGTGCCGAGGATCTGCGCGGCGAGCACCGCTACGACTTCTCCTTCTCCGGATTGAAAACTGCTGTAGCGCGGTACGTTGAGGCGGCGGAGCGGGACGGCGCCGTCATCTCCATCGAGGATGTGTGCGCCTCGTTCCAGGAGGCTGTCGTCGACGTGCTCACCGCGAAAGCAATGATGGCCTGCGAGGACACCGGTGCGCGCACGCTGCTGCTTGGCGGGGGAGTCGCGGCGAACTCCCGCCTGCGGGCAGTAGCTGAGCAACGCTGTGCGGCTGCAGGAGTTGAACTGCGTGTGCCGCGATTCAAGCTCTGCACGGACAACGGGGTCATGATCGCGGCGTTGGCCGCACAGCTGATTCACGAGGGTGCAGAACCGTCGCCGCTGTCGACGGCCACAGACACTGCCCTCGAGGTGGAAACGCCACTGGTCACCGGCTAG
- the rimI gene encoding ribosomal protein S18-alanine N-acetyltransferase → MFLRELKKADASAVAAIEADLFADESPWSRDVFLVQFAHPHTFYVGVFAGAEHAEAELVGYAGLAKLGPRNDPEFEVHTIAVAREHQGEGIGRVLMEELVHVADAYDGQMFLEVRVDNTAAIRLYEQFGFTEIGLRKGYYQPSGADAYTMMRHSLSERSGA, encoded by the coding sequence ATGTTCCTGCGTGAGTTGAAGAAGGCCGACGCGTCTGCCGTCGCCGCAATCGAGGCCGACCTGTTCGCTGACGAGAGTCCGTGGTCGCGCGATGTTTTCCTGGTACAGTTCGCGCACCCGCACACGTTCTACGTCGGAGTGTTCGCAGGGGCTGAGCATGCGGAGGCGGAGCTGGTCGGCTACGCGGGCCTGGCTAAGCTCGGCCCCCGCAACGATCCCGAGTTCGAAGTGCACACCATTGCCGTGGCCCGCGAACACCAGGGCGAGGGGATCGGGCGGGTGCTCATGGAGGAGCTCGTGCACGTTGCGGATGCGTACGACGGGCAGATGTTTCTCGAGGTTCGCGTGGACAACACCGCGGCGATTAGGCTTTATGAGCAATTCGGTTTCACCGAGATCGGCCTGCGCAAGGGTTATTACCAGCCATCTGGCGCGGACGCGTACACCATGATGCGGCACAGTCTGAGCGAAAGGAGTGGAGCATGA
- the tsaB gene encoding tRNA (adenosine(37)-N6)-threonylcarbamoyltransferase complex dimerization subunit type 1 TsaB: MNVLAIDTATTDLVAGIVDTDTGADARVLAEAVTETRAHNELLVPTVMELLSQAGLEFSDLDAVVVGCGPGPFTGLRVGMSTAAAFGQALGIPVHGVCTHDAVAALAQQEHWEGSSLIVTDARRREVYWARYEAARRMAGPDVVAPAALDVARADVISCPESLRGQLPAELIDVARHITYIPPHPAGLVAAADLAATPEPLAPLYLRRPDAKEPAPKPKSPAIPDVDV; this comes from the coding sequence ATGAACGTTCTGGCGATCGACACTGCGACGACGGATCTTGTCGCCGGGATCGTCGACACGGATACCGGCGCTGACGCCCGCGTTCTCGCGGAGGCGGTGACGGAAACCCGCGCGCACAACGAGCTGCTGGTGCCCACCGTCATGGAGCTGCTGTCGCAAGCAGGGCTCGAGTTCAGTGATCTTGACGCTGTGGTTGTCGGCTGTGGCCCTGGCCCATTCACGGGCCTGCGCGTGGGCATGTCCACGGCTGCTGCTTTTGGGCAGGCGCTGGGCATTCCGGTGCATGGTGTGTGCACCCACGATGCGGTCGCGGCGCTTGCGCAGCAGGAGCACTGGGAGGGCAGCAGCCTGATCGTCACCGATGCCCGCCGCCGCGAGGTGTACTGGGCCCGCTACGAAGCCGCGCGGCGCATGGCGGGGCCAGATGTCGTTGCACCCGCCGCGCTGGACGTGGCCCGTGCAGACGTGATCAGTTGCCCGGAAAGTTTGCGCGGACAGTTGCCCGCCGAGCTTATCGACGTCGCCCGCCACATCACCTACATCCCCCCGCATCCCGCGGGCCTTGTCGCAGCGGCTGACTTGGCCGCAACTCCCGAACCGCTGGCGCCGCTGTATCTGCGTCGTCCGGACGCGAAGGAACCGGCTCCGAAGCCGAAGTCGCCGGCGATCCCGGACGTGGACGTGTAG
- the tsaE gene encoding tRNA (adenosine(37)-N6)-threonylcarbamoyltransferase complex ATPase subunit type 1 TsaE — protein MKPPFDQPGRTECATAEDTRAFGKQLGASLEAGDMVILDGPLGAGKTTLTQGIAQGMGAKGRVTSPTFIIAREHKNTGDGPALVHVDAYRLLDSVGGTGTADPLGELDALDLDSELEDAVVVAEWGGGLVEQLTSRYLLVTLNRDALDEGRVISWAPAG, from the coding sequence ATGAAACCTCCCTTTGATCAGCCCGGGCGCACGGAATGCGCCACCGCCGAGGACACGCGCGCGTTCGGTAAGCAGCTCGGTGCGAGCCTGGAAGCAGGGGATATGGTCATCCTCGACGGCCCACTCGGGGCGGGCAAGACCACGCTGACGCAGGGAATTGCTCAGGGGATGGGGGCGAAAGGCCGGGTGACCAGCCCGACCTTCATCATCGCCAGGGAGCACAAGAACACCGGTGACGGCCCAGCGCTCGTGCACGTGGACGCCTACCGTCTTCTCGACAGCGTCGGTGGAACTGGCACGGCGGATCCGCTGGGAGAGCTCGACGCTCTCGACCTCGATTCGGAGTTGGAAGATGCCGTCGTGGTGGCGGAATGGGGTGGTGGGCTGGTGGAACAGTTGACCTCCCGCTACCTGTTGGTCACCCTCAACCGCGACGCTCTCGACGAGGGGCGGGTTATCTCGTGGGCGCCAGCGGGGTAG
- the alr gene encoding alanine racemase codes for MSPATLHIDLDAIAHNTALLKRGAGAAKLMCVVKANAYNHGVERVVPVMDKAGADAFGVATLAEASQVKRLTDKPVLAWMWAPGEPIPAGIEVGAPTLTHLRTLIDVSPHTPVHLMLDTGMNRSGIDEEDWADAFAIATNAGLTVRGVMSHLACADEPGNPFNTEQYESFQRGIALARSMGLDVPCNHLANSPGTLSRKELAFEQIRAGVALYGLDPVAPETGPEAAPGTAPNTDFDRAQLRPAMTWSAEIVAVKLIGKGEGASYGLTWTAPEDGYTAVVPVGYADGLPRAWQDAVEVTVNGARYPQVGRICMDQFIVWLGDNPADVQPGDTAVIFGEGGMTAAELADRAGTIHYEVVCSPCGRVERQYSHETSL; via the coding sequence ATGAGTCCCGCCACACTCCACATCGACCTGGACGCGATCGCGCACAACACCGCCCTGCTCAAACGGGGTGCCGGTGCCGCGAAACTGATGTGCGTGGTCAAGGCGAATGCGTACAACCACGGGGTGGAGCGCGTCGTTCCGGTCATGGACAAGGCTGGAGCGGACGCGTTCGGGGTGGCCACCCTCGCCGAAGCCTCCCAGGTCAAACGTCTCACCGACAAGCCAGTCCTCGCATGGATGTGGGCCCCCGGCGAACCCATTCCTGCAGGCATCGAGGTCGGTGCCCCCACACTGACGCACCTGCGCACGCTTATCGACGTTTCCCCCCACACCCCCGTCCACCTCATGCTCGACACAGGCATGAACCGCTCCGGAATTGACGAGGAGGACTGGGCCGATGCGTTCGCGATAGCCACGAACGCTGGCCTCACTGTCAGGGGCGTGATGTCCCACCTTGCCTGCGCTGATGAACCGGGCAACCCGTTCAACACGGAGCAGTACGAGTCCTTTCAGCGTGGCATTGCCCTGGCCCGCAGCATGGGGCTGGACGTGCCGTGCAACCACCTGGCGAACTCTCCCGGCACGCTGTCCCGCAAGGAGCTGGCCTTCGAGCAGATCCGGGCAGGAGTGGCGCTGTACGGGCTTGACCCCGTCGCGCCGGAAACAGGGCCGGAAGCAGCGCCCGGAACCGCGCCGAACACCGACTTCGACCGCGCCCAGCTGCGCCCGGCGATGACGTGGTCGGCGGAGATCGTCGCCGTGAAACTCATCGGAAAGGGTGAGGGTGCGAGCTACGGGCTGACGTGGACTGCGCCGGAGGACGGGTACACGGCGGTCGTGCCTGTTGGGTATGCCGACGGGCTTCCGCGCGCCTGGCAGGACGCGGTCGAGGTGACGGTGAACGGTGCGCGATATCCGCAGGTCGGACGGATATGCATGGACCAGTTCATCGTCTGGCTCGGCGACAACCCAGCCGATGTGCAACCAGGAGACACCGCCGTCATTTTCGGCGAGGGCGGCATGACTGCGGCTGAGCTGGCGGACCGCGCCGGGACGATCCACTACGAGGTGGTGTGCTCCCCCTGCGGGCGAGTTGAGAGACAATACAGCCATGAAACCTCCCTTTGA
- the glmS gene encoding glutamine--fructose-6-phosphate transaminase (isomerizing) yields MCGIVGYVGDQQALGIALDALRRMEYRGYDSAGIAVVGQGSLDVAKRAGKLQNLEDRIEEIGAENLAGTTAIGHTRWATHGRPTDENAHPHMSFDGKAAIVHNGIIENFASLREELERSGIEMQSETDSEVAAHLLALAYNEGETAGDFKESSLSVLRKLEGAFTILFVHADHPDQIIAARRSTPLMVGVGEGEMFLGSDVAAFIEYTKNAVELESDSVVVITKDDYEVLHFDGTPAQSKPFTIDWDLEAAEKGGFDSFMMKEIYEQPAAVRDTLAGHWDGERVILDENSISERELKSFNQVFVIACGSAYHSGLAAKYAIEHWVRIPVQIEVASEFRYRDPVLDERTLVLAISQSGETADTLEAVRHAKTQGAKVLAVCNTNGSQIPRESDAVLYTHAGPEIGVASTKAFLAQVAANYIVGLALAQAKGTKYPDEIRDIWAELEAIPEKIEAALGNHDTCKHIAETLGAVKTMLFLGRGVGFPIALEGALKLKELAYIHAEGFAAGELKHGPIALIEDDLPVVVIVPSPRGVSQLHSKIVSNIQEIRARGAKTIVIAEEDDTAVEPYANWLMRIPQSPTIMQPLLATVPLQFLAAFIARECGNEDIDKPRNLAKSVTVE; encoded by the coding sequence ATGTGTGGAATCGTGGGATACGTAGGAGACCAGCAGGCACTCGGCATCGCGCTCGACGCCCTGAGGCGCATGGAGTACCGCGGGTATGACTCCGCCGGTATCGCTGTAGTGGGTCAAGGCAGCTTGGACGTCGCAAAGCGTGCGGGCAAACTGCAGAACCTCGAGGACAGAATCGAAGAAATTGGCGCAGAGAACCTGGCTGGCACCACGGCGATCGGGCACACCCGCTGGGCTACGCACGGCCGCCCGACGGATGAGAACGCCCACCCCCACATGTCGTTCGACGGCAAGGCTGCCATCGTCCACAACGGCATCATCGAGAACTTCGCGTCCCTGCGCGAGGAGTTGGAGCGCTCCGGGATTGAGATGCAGTCCGAAACCGACTCGGAGGTCGCTGCCCACCTGCTCGCTCTCGCCTATAACGAGGGGGAGACGGCGGGGGACTTCAAGGAGTCGTCGCTAAGCGTGCTGCGCAAGCTCGAGGGCGCGTTCACCATTCTCTTTGTGCACGCTGACCACCCGGACCAGATCATTGCCGCGCGCCGCTCGACCCCGCTCATGGTCGGTGTGGGCGAGGGCGAAATGTTCCTCGGCAGCGACGTCGCCGCATTCATCGAGTACACGAAGAACGCCGTGGAGCTCGAATCGGATTCCGTCGTGGTGATCACGAAGGACGACTACGAGGTGCTGCATTTCGACGGCACTCCGGCCCAGTCCAAACCCTTCACCATCGACTGGGACTTGGAAGCTGCAGAAAAGGGCGGCTTCGATTCCTTCATGATGAAGGAGATCTACGAGCAACCGGCAGCTGTGCGCGACACCCTGGCCGGCCACTGGGACGGCGAGCGCGTCATCCTCGATGAGAACAGCATCTCTGAGCGTGAACTGAAGTCCTTCAACCAGGTCTTCGTGATCGCTTGTGGCTCCGCCTACCACTCCGGACTGGCTGCGAAGTACGCCATTGAGCACTGGGTGCGCATTCCGGTGCAGATCGAGGTGGCGTCCGAGTTCCGCTACCGCGACCCGGTGCTGGATGAGCGCACTTTGGTGCTGGCCATCTCCCAATCCGGCGAGACCGCCGACACCCTCGAGGCTGTCCGCCACGCCAAGACGCAGGGCGCGAAAGTGCTGGCAGTGTGCAACACCAACGGCTCCCAGATCCCGCGCGAGTCCGACGCTGTGCTCTACACCCACGCCGGGCCCGAGATCGGTGTGGCGTCGACGAAGGCGTTTTTGGCGCAGGTCGCCGCGAACTACATCGTCGGCCTGGCACTCGCCCAGGCGAAGGGCACGAAGTACCCGGATGAGATCCGCGATATCTGGGCGGAACTCGAAGCCATCCCGGAGAAAATCGAAGCCGCGCTGGGCAACCACGACACGTGCAAGCACATCGCGGAGACCCTCGGTGCTGTGAAGACCATGCTCTTCCTCGGCCGTGGCGTCGGTTTCCCGATCGCACTCGAGGGCGCGCTCAAGCTCAAGGAGCTGGCGTACATCCACGCGGAAGGCTTTGCCGCCGGCGAGCTCAAGCACGGCCCGATCGCGCTGATCGAAGACGACCTGCCCGTCGTGGTCATCGTCCCGAGCCCGCGCGGCGTGTCCCAGCTGCACTCCAAGATCGTCTCCAACATCCAGGAGATCCGCGCCCGCGGTGCCAAGACGATCGTCATCGCGGAAGAAGACGACACCGCCGTCGAACCGTACGCGAACTGGCTCATGCGCATCCCGCAGTCACCGACGATCATGCAGCCGCTGCTGGCCACCGTTCCGCTGCAGTTCCTCGCGGCGTTCATTGCACGCGAGTGCGGCAACGAGGACATTGACAAGCCGCGCAACCTGGCCAAGTCGGTCACTGTCGAGTAG